AACTCACGCAAACTCGTGCACACAATCAGGAAAAtgagaaaaaaaagcacGAAGAGAGAAGCTATGAACAGAACAGAGAAAGTGCACGCGTACGTTGATCAGTGGTGgggtgcggaggaggggagagaccCACACGTGTCACACGGCACATCTCGCACACGAGCCAATGCACGACCAAGCATGCACgcaaaggaagaggggaaagagaagaaacaaagaacacacacaaaaaaaaacggcatGAGACAAAAACAGGAAGCACTTCATTTTTTTCTCCCCTTTGTGATTTTCCATTGACGACCTCGGTGGAACATAGGTGAAACTATGTGGCACTAAGAagcagaagagaagggaggaagaggaaagaggggTTGTGCTCTCGTGTGACCTAGTGAACACTGAAACGAGAGGGCAGTACACTCGCTGGGTCATTTGTTTCTTCACAGCGGACGCACCTTCTCCATCCAGACACTCCCAAGTACACAGGCGCACTCTACCCGAGCCTTTTCTGTGGAAAGCAAAGACATCAAAACAAgccaacaaaaaaagaaagaaaacagTAAACAAAACTTGCTAAACCTAGGAAGAGGTATGGAAGTGGCCGTCAACCCTCTGCGCCGACCTCGCGCACGTCGGACAAGTCGAGCCATCCCATCCCTATTCTTGttacacacaaacacacgaaaaagaaagagccTCAAGCTGTTTAGCGCCGGAGCTCAGTGTCTCGTTCTTGATAATTGCCTTCGTGGGTTAACTACAGTCCActctgcgtcgccgccgcttcctgTTACTCCAAAAgccgcgcggtgccgcactAGACTTGCGAGAGCCGCCGCATGCCCTGTTTTGGTGCACAAGCACACCCACGATCGACACAGCATGCAGAAAAGTGAAGTCTCGCAACGAACAAAAAATACAAGAAAAGTGAAAGGAGGGCGCGTGGAGATCGTCAAAGCTCGTTTGTTTGCGGTACCACTCTTGCCTCCACACGCGGAAACCAAATCAGCAATCACGAACCGCACGACTTCAAGGCTCAAAAAAAAGTGAAAGACCATGCGCCAGTGCACCCGCCCACTCTGATGAATCCGCCAACTCCGTCTGCATCGCTAAGCGTGTGTGCCGGACAACAGACCGACAGCGAGGAGTCGTTGCAAGGGCACCATTGTGGGGAGACGGGGACGCATCCCAcggaaagaaaaacaaagcCGAAGATTCTACTTTTTTTCTCTGGTGCTTCTTGTTGAAGCGAACGGCAAAAAGGGCACTAACGGATGCACTGATCTTCCATAATCTCGGAAGGCGGAGACGAGGGGATGAGCAAGGCGGAAGTGGAGAGACGtaaacggaaaaaaaaacgaaaactgAAGACAATCAAAGCGAAAAGACAACGAGAAAGGCACCAATGCAGCGAAACGGAAGCACGAAGGAACAAGCATGCACGCGTACAACGCGCAAGACACAATCATGAAACAGTGCGCAGCGCAACCTCGCGACTTCCGAAAGAAGTCAGCCGCGAGGAAACGGCgacaaggagagggagagggacgcTGGGGTTCGCAGTGcaaaagaaagagagcgagtgcATGAAAACGTTGATGAGGTAcacgaagagcagcagcggtagccGGAGGCACActcagcagcacgcgctcaAAGACGGCAAGCGTAACTGCTGGCGTTTAGTGCTTCATCACTCCCTTTCTGCACTTGTGAGTAAGCGACGGGTAGTCGTGAGGCTTGGGGTCCCTCTAGTACACCACTCGTTGTTGGCAGGCGTGCTTGCGCCTGATGCCCAGTGAGCCCGCTGGTCGGATACGTGACGGCTGTTGCGCAGGGCGAGGAAAGGCACTGGCCAAGTGGTCGCGGTTGATGCGCGGGTATTTTGACACCGTCGAGTACGGCGCAGCACATTCATCCTCGGCACCGAGAAGGCAGTACGCCTGCATCGCGGTGCCCTTGTCCGTCAAGACATTCTGCTGCGCAaggcgcggcgtcgtggcGATGTACTCGGGCACAGTGATTCCCTCCTTTTCATGGCGCTCGACGAGGTCCCGTAGCAGAGCTAGGAGCGTGTGGAGCGTGTGATCTGCCAGCTCGCCACCCTCGTAGTCCTCGACGAGCACCGCGTTTCTCTCgtagccgcggcagcagtcTGGGGTGTTCTCCACGATGATCGTCGTCTCCAGGTCCCGGCCGAGCAGGCGCAGTTCCTTGGTCGCCGATGTGCCGTTAAaccagcggcggtgtcggtACACTGTGTggcagacggcgccgcacgTGTCGATCTGCGCCACGACGGCGTCTGCGTAGCGGTGCTTGCTGGATGTCCATACGATTGTCTCGCAGTGGTCGGCGAGGAAGCGCATCAGCGTCTCGATGCCAGGGCGTACGTAGAGTGGGCCTTGACGCGCGTAGATGAGCGTTTCATCAAGGTCGAGCACGACGGTCAGGCGATTCTTGATCTCCGTGGGCTTTGGAGGGACAAGGTACTCTCCAGACACCGTGATGGATGGGGAGCGACGGAACACCTCTGCTGCCTCCGTCACAGACTCCTCGAGACTTAAAGGGAATGCATCGGGGCAGTAGACTCCCCGAAAGCTAGCACCGCGTCTGCGCTGGCGTGGCATACAGAAGTGAGGTTCTTGTTTGTCGGCCGTATGTGTGGAACCTGTCGGAAGGAAcccgaaaacaaaaaagagaaagagcaaATCCGAGGATGAAAAGAAGTCGCCAAACACTACAGAAAGCAAGAAGAGACCGAAGAGGAGGCAACACAAAACACACGCGTGGAAAACAAAGATGCACTCTACCTTCTCCCGATTCTCCCCGTGTTGAATGTCGCGACTACTTACTACTACTATAAATAATAAAACTAGCGAAGTCTCCAGTGCAGCCAGCTGTGGTTTCTTTTCGGTTCGATGTTAGTGCTGATACTGTCCGTGTGTCTACTTCTTTTGTTTGCAATTTCAGCTTCTGAGAACGAGAACGTGAATGGTATGGTCGAGCACTTGTGATGGTGCACTATACGAAGGCGATAGGGGGGAGAAATGACAATAATAAAGATGCGGCCCGTGTtcaagagaaaaaaaaacacaaaaatACAAGTAGTTTTGTTCGCGGTCGTTTGCTCTTTTTCtttacgtgtgtgtgtgtggaggggggggcagtggGGATAAGAGGGGAAATCGGCTGAGAAGATACACTCtgaacacagacacacaaacacatggAGCAGCTAAAAAAGAAAACTCACGCGAAGGAAGTTCGCACTGAATACTCCTTTCCTTTCCAGCGAAGAGAAGAAACAGTGAACAGTCCTTCTGGGCTCGACGGATGGCCAaacaaagagaagagggaaatGAGCAATGAAAAAAAAGCAGCCAGTTAAGTCGCGACaaggaaagaggaagaggtgaCTCCCCtccgcagagagagagagagagcaagagagggcgagggaaaCCACacgaaaaagggggaaaggtGGTttttgaaaaaaaaaaagaaagacggACGACAAAACAGCAAGCAcaaggaaagagaaagagagagaaggggggggggaagaatCAACGCGgtaaaaagaaaaagggagagagagggagggggaggggaggggggagagtcTGGTAAGCAcccacacaaacaaacaaaaacacacaaCGAGGGATGGCGGGATGAAGAGGGGTACAAACAAGAAAGTGAAAGA
The window above is part of the Leishmania major strain Friedlin complete genome, chromosome 36 genome. Proteins encoded here:
- a CDS encoding putative nuclear lim interactor-interacting factor, with product MPRQRRRGASFRGVYCPDAFPLSLEESVTEAAEVFRRSPSITVSGEYLVPPKPTEIKNRLTVVLDLDETLIYARQGPLYVRPGIETLMRFLADHCETIVWTSSKHRYADAVVAQIDTCGAVCHTVYRHRRWFNGTSATKELRLLGRDLETTIIVENTPDCCRGYERNAVLVEDYEGGELADHTLHTLLALLRDLVERHEKEGITVPEYIATTPRLAQQNVLTDKGTAMQAYCLLGAEDECAAPYSTVSKYPRINRDHLASAFPRPAQQPSRIRPAGSLGIRRKHACQQRVVY